One window of Drosophila busckii strain San Diego stock center, stock number 13000-0081.31 chromosome 3L, ASM1175060v1, whole genome shotgun sequence genomic DNA carries:
- the LOC108600066 gene encoding glutaminyl-peptide cyclotransferase isoform X1 — MRGLFGWGKSIQRYAWSDAVRNLLPKRKKKIYNLGVCFEPEDVVTYNPSKLSNEQFLEYSGLSDTQHMHDAIRNILIPRVVGTTNHSIVRQYIAQSLRDLDWHVELDKFHDTAPIMGELHFQNIIATLNPEAERYLVLACHYDSKYMPNEEFVGATDSAVPCAMLLNLAKVLQQQLQPLKQSKLSLMLLFFDGEEAFDQWGPKDSIYGARHLAKRWQKEKKLNSIDLLVLLDLLGAPDPTFYSFFANTELWYMRMVDLESRLSQKGLLERYMSSGVSVQDPTQYFQPQTLRERMIEDDHIPFLDRGVPILHVIPLPFPSVWHTPNDNEHVIDYATTNNLALILRLFTLEYLLGGK; from the exons ATGCGCGGTTTGTTCGGTTGGGGTAAATCCATACAGCGATACGCATGGTCCGATGCTGTTAGAAACTTGCTGCCAAagcgaaaaaagaaaatttacaaCTTGGGTGTTTGCTTTGAGCCTGAAGATGTG GTTACCTACAATCCCAGCAAGCTTTCCAATGAGCAGTTCCTCGAGTACAGTGGTCTATCGGATACTCAACATATGCACGATGCCATACGTAATATACTAATACCCAGAGTTGTGGGCACAACGAATCATAGCATTGTAAGACAATATATAGCTCAGAGTCTACGCGATTTGGATTGGCATGTGGAACTGGATAAATTTCATGATACAGCGCCTATTATGGGAGAGCtgcattttcaaaatattatagcCACATTGAATCCAGAAGCGGAGCGCTATTTAGTGCTGGCATGTCACTACGACAGCAAGTACATGCCCAACGAAGAGTTTGTGGGCGCTACCGACTCCGCTGTGCCATGTGCTATGCTGCTGAATCTGGCCAaggtgctgcagcagcagctgcaaccgCTGAAACAATCAAAGCTAAGTCTTATGCTGCTCTTCTTCGACGGCGAGGAAGCTTTTGATCAATGGGGTCCCAAGGATTCCATCTATGGAGCACGCCACTTGGCAAAGCGTTGGCAAAAGgagaaaaaattaaacagcatAGATTTGCTAGTGTTGCTAGATTTACTCGGCGCACCCGATCCCACATTCTACAGCTTCTTTGCCAACACGGAGCTGTGGTATATGCGCATGGTGGATTTGGAAAGCCGTTTATCGCAAAAAGGCTTGCTGGAACGCTACATGAGCAGCGGTGTGTCGGTGCAAGATCCCACGCAATACTTCCAGCCACAAACGTTAAGGGAACGCATGATTGAAGACGATCACATACCATTTTTGGATCGTGGTGTACCCATTCTACACGTTATACCATTGCCCTTTCCCAGTGTCTGGCATACGCCAAATGATAATGAGCACGTTATTGATTATgcgacaacaaacaatttggcGCTGATACTAAGACTATTTACGCTGGAATACTTGCTAGGTGGCAAGTAG
- the LOC108600069 gene encoding vacuolar ATPase assembly integral membrane protein VMA21 homolog, with product MSNKTKKNTNGDGGNNKLAKQRSHDSEDYSSFKVVLFYCSLIVFLPVGTFFVLKGFVLDRFFTMTEINVNIAAAVGAVAALHIALGIYIYRAYFGASSSKSQYKED from the exons atgagcaacaaaaccaaaaagaatACCAATGGCGATGGCGGCAACAATAAGCTGGCCAAACAGCGTTCACAT GACTCTGAGGACTACAGCTCATTCAAAGTGGTCCTATTCTACTGCTCACTTATTGTTTTCCTTCCCGTGGGAACGTTTTTCGTGCTAAAAGGCTTTGTGTTGGATCGATTCTTTACCATGACAGAAATCAACGTCaacattgcagctgcagttggtgCAGTAGCCGCATTGCATATAGCCCTgggcatttatatttatcgcGCATACTTCGGTGCATCTTCATCCAAGTCACAATATAAAGAGGATTAG
- the LOC108600063 gene encoding zinc transporter 1 — protein MSIKGVLSRCQPVPLYVVLGLSVCYFVLQLVLSHLTHALTLLMASYHMLCNIFALAGCIVTIKYRKQNQSVRPLHHGAANPAENKISVVLTLSQSEEQQLAKRESREQKLRNTFGWARIDILTMLIVFIILASLSFSLIVEALQTLVHIDHQDTMHMPVQVLVLGFFGLVLNGLTYLLIGGYTLHQGSFLHLTPAGNVVLDRSMSSHSDLAAKPMQQALSRSSSSDQQLRQQLEADGAKVYFASKRQGAVEMLRDVCSTIFVIVCAAIVYVAEDEQHTAKFIDPVLSIFSCVLLVSLSYPYMKESCLILLQTIPASIDLEIFERTLVSKFPEIVSYHDLHIWQLAAHSYVATIHIQFQNPKLYLKIIEQVRSYFHEQGIAAVTIQPEFHASTNKNASASLECLMQCQAAECIEKVCCRDSRTDLREVSESPDGSKVSKLRVKSCAELNVVVVEKPRELSVAQLIKRQEQGATVCASPSSVSLPNTSTRAEEP, from the exons ATGTCCATCAAAGGTGTTTTGAGTCGCTGTCAGCCCGTACCGCTCTACGTGGTATTGGGTCTATCGGTCTGCTACTTTGTGCTCCAGCTGGTCCTCAGCCATTTGACGCACGCACTCACGCTGCTCATGGCTTCCTATCACAtgttgtgcaacatttttgcactCGCCGGTTGCATTGTTACAATTAAG TATCGAAAACAGAACCAGTCTGTACGCCCGCTGCATCATGGCGCCGCCAATCCTGCAGAGAATAAAATATCCGTGGTGCTTACACTCAGCCAAAGCGAGGAGCAGCAATTGGCGAAGCGTGAGTCGCGTGAGCAGAAGCTACGCAACACCTTTGGCTGGGCACGCATCGATATTCTCACCATGTTGATTGTATTCATTATACTGGCTTCGCTCTCCTTTTCGCTAATTGTGGAGGCGCTGCAGACTTTGGTGCACATTGACCACCAGGATACGATGCATATGCCGGTGCAGGTGCTTGTGCTGGGCTTTTTTGGACTGGTGCTTAATGGACTGACCTATCTGCTCATTGGCGGTTATACTTTGCATCAGGGCAGCTTTTTGCATCTGACGCCAGCTGGCAATGTTGTGCTGGATCGATCCATGTCCAGTCATTCGGATTTGGCCGCCAAGCCCATGCAGCAAGCGTTAAGCAGGTCCAGCAGCAGTGAtcagcagctgcgtcagcaACTGGAGGCAGATGGTGCCAAGGTTTACTTTGCTAGCAAGCGTCAGGGCGCTGTGGAAATGCTGCGTGATGTGTGCAGTACCATCTTTGTTATTGTCTGTGCGGCCATTGTCTATGTGGCGGAGGACGAACAGCATACGGCGAAGTTCATAGATCCTGTGCTATCAATATTCTCCTGCGTGCTGTTGGTTTCGCTGAGCTATCCTTACA TGAAAGAATCCTGCTTGATTCTGCTACAAACCATACCCGCCTCTATTGATCTGGAGATCTTTGAGCGCACATTGGTCAGCAAGTTTCCTGAAATTGTTAGCTATCATGATCTGCACATCTGGCAACTGGCCGCCCATAGTTATGTGGCCACCATACACATACAGTTCCAGAATCCCAAGCTGTATCTGAAGATCATAGAGCAAGTGCGCAGCTATTTCCATGAACAGGGCATCGCAGCCGTTACCATACAGCCGGAATTCCATGCATCAACCAACAAGAATGCCTCGGCTTCCTTAGAGTGTCTGATGCAGTGCCAGGCAGCTGAATGCATTGAGAAAGTTTGCTGTCGCGATTCTCGCACGGATCTGCGTGAAGTAAGCGAGAGTCCTGATGGCAGCAAGGTCAGCAAATTGAGAGTTAAATCATGTGCCGAACTAAATGTAGTGGTGGTGGAGAAGCCACGAGAGCTAAGCGTTGCACAGCTCATAAAACGTCAGGAGCAGGGAGCAACAGTCTGCGCCTCGCCATCCAGCGTATCTCTGCCGAACACATCGACAAGAGCTGAGGAACCATAA
- the LOC108600068 gene encoding protein kinase 4 isoform X1, with protein MVLTNFECWAHGEADAPNFETGPRPRHSNVDPFNARVVASSSNGYYGYAIVNNAAAAASDNNNNNNMQDMQMHENAATDSSNAAARCNKKRCFVMGLDEQLDMEMMDNLTTVKRCRYDDGDLVAQYCNDFFSLPATQVIGTQSCLMESDYDMQAEQPPQQQQQQHQEQQQQQQQQHPRIQQHYQGHLQRTDHNKSNSHKSCA; from the exons atgGTCTTGACAAATTTCGAGTGCTGGGCACATGGCGAAGCTGATGCTCCCAATTTCGAAACTGGGCCGCGGCCGCGTCACAGTAACGTTGATCCATTCAATGCACGTGTTGTGGCAAGTTCCTCCAATGGCTACTACGGCTATGCAATTGTAaacaatgcagctgctgcagcgtccgataataacaacaacaacaacatgcaggATATGCAAATGCATGAGAATGCTGCCACAGACTCCTCGAATGCTGCAGCACGTTGCAATAAGAAGCGTTGTTTTGTTATGGGACTGGATGAGCAGCTGGATATGGAGATGATGGATAATCTAACAACTGTAAAGCGCTGCCGCTACGATGATGGTGATCTGGTTGCGCAGTATTGTAATG attttttctCCTTGCCTGCTACACAAGTCATTGGCACACAATCCTGTCTAATGGAAAGTGATTACGATATGCAAGCagagcagccgccgcagcagcagcaacaacaacatcaagaacaacaacaacaacagcagcagcagcatccacgCATACAACAACACTATCAAGGTCATTTGCAGCGT ACCGAccacaacaagagcaacagtcACAAGTCTTGCGCATAG
- the LOC108600068 gene encoding probable serine/threonine-protein kinase yakA isoform X2, whose amino-acid sequence MVLTNFECWAHGEADAPNFETGPRPRHSNVDPFNARVVASSSNGYYGYAIVNNAAAAASDNNNNNNMQDMQMHENAATDSSNAAARCNKKRCFVMGLDEQLDMEMMDNLTTVKRCRYDDGDLVAQYCNDFFSLPATQVIGTQSCLMESDYDMQAEQPPQQQQQQHQEQQQQQQQQHPRIQQHYQGHLQRVSRCMMSHMI is encoded by the exons atgGTCTTGACAAATTTCGAGTGCTGGGCACATGGCGAAGCTGATGCTCCCAATTTCGAAACTGGGCCGCGGCCGCGTCACAGTAACGTTGATCCATTCAATGCACGTGTTGTGGCAAGTTCCTCCAATGGCTACTACGGCTATGCAATTGTAaacaatgcagctgctgcagcgtccgataataacaacaacaacaacatgcaggATATGCAAATGCATGAGAATGCTGCCACAGACTCCTCGAATGCTGCAGCACGTTGCAATAAGAAGCGTTGTTTTGTTATGGGACTGGATGAGCAGCTGGATATGGAGATGATGGATAATCTAACAACTGTAAAGCGCTGCCGCTACGATGATGGTGATCTGGTTGCGCAGTATTGTAATG attttttctCCTTGCCTGCTACACAAGTCATTGGCACACAATCCTGTCTAATGGAAAGTGATTACGATATGCAAGCagagcagccgccgcagcagcagcaacaacaacatcaagaacaacaacaacaacagcagcagcagcatccacgCATACAACAACACTATCAAGGTCATTTGCAGCGTGTGAGTCGTTGCATGATGTCGCACATGATCTAA
- the LOC108598626 gene encoding NADH dehydrogenase [ubiquinone] 1 alpha subcomplex subunit 9, mitochondrial: MAAIVLTRNMQLAKHHGTGVVGVLCMRGYAAAAPDADAPRPLKTTNPAAMKRGTGGRSSFNGIVATVFGATGFLGRYVCNKLGKSGSQMILPYRGDDSDVIRLKVCGDLGQVLFHFYNLEDPRSIRDAVKHSNVVINLVGRDYETKNFKFKDVHVNGAARLASICRDAGVERFIHVSSLNVEANPKPLYVKNAKWLKSKYDGELQVRDAFPNATIIRPADIYGSEDRFLRYYAHIWRRQFRSMPLWHKGERTVKQPVFVSDVAQAIVNAIKDPDSAGRIYQAVGPKRYQLSELVDWFHRVMRKDQKRWSYMRYDMRLDPTFMMKVKLTSLICPGAPVGGLHAERIEREAITDKVLPGVPTLEDLGVHLTAMEDQVPWELRPYRAALYYDAELGEFEAPSPPKAIEAREETRLFANPL, translated from the exons ATGGCCGCCATTGTACTGACAAGGAACATGCAGCTGGCGA aGCACCATGGCACCGGAGTCGTGGGTGTGCTGTGCATGCGCGGctatgccgctgctgctccagaTGCGGATGCGCCGCGTCCGCTAAAGACAACCAATCCGGCTGCCATGAAGCGCGGCACAGGTGGACGTAGCAGCTTTAATGGAATTGTGGCAACAGTCTTCGGTGCCACTGGCTTTTTGGGACGCTATGTGTGCAACAAACTGGGCAAGTCCGGCAGCCAAATGATCTTGCCTTATCGCGGCGATGACTCCGATGTTATTCGTCTCAAAGTTTGCGGCGACTTGGGCCAGGTGCTTTTCCACTTCTATAATTTGGAAGATCCACGTTCCATACGCGATGCTGTGAAGCACTCGAATGTGGTCATCAATCTGGTCGGTCGTGACTATGAGACCAAGAACTTTAAATTCAAGGATGTGCATGTCAATGGCGCTGCCCGCTTAGCGAG CATTTGCCGTGATGCCGGCGTGGAGCGTTTTATACATGTCTCCTCTCTCAATGTTGAGGCTAATCCCAAGCCACTGTACGTCAAGAACGCCAAGTGGCTGAAGAGCAAGTACGACGGTGAGCTGCAAGTGCGTGATGCTTTCCCCAATGCCACAATCATACGTCCAGCTGATATATATGGCTCCGAGGATCGCTTCTTGCGTTACTATGCGCACATCTGGCGTCGCCAGTTCCGTTCCATGCCATTGTGGCATAAGGGCGAGCGCACTGTTAAGCAACCGGTGTTTGTTTCGGATGTCGCACAGGCCATTGTCAATGCCATCAAGGATCCAGATAGTGCAGGTCGCATCTACCAAGCTGTGGG ACCTAAGCGTTATCAGCTCAGCGAACTGGTCGACTGGTTCCATCGTGTGATGCGCAAGGATCAGAAACGTTGGAGCTATATGCGCTACGACATGCGTCTGGATCCCACTTTCATGATGAAGGTCAAGTTAACTAGCTTAATTTGCCCCGGAGCGCCTGTTGGTGGCTTGCATGCAGAACGCATTGAACGTGAAGCTATCACTGATAAGGTGCTGCCTGGCGTGCCCACACTGGAGGATTTGGGTGTGCATCTGACAGCTATGGAGGATCAGGTGCCTTGGGAGCTGCGCCCCTATCGCGCTGCTCTGTACTATGATGCTGAGTTGGGAGAATTTGAGGCGCCATCACCGCCAAAAGCAATTGAGGCGCGTGAAGAGACTCGTTTGTTTGCTAATCCGTTGTAA
- the LOC108600066 gene encoding glutaminyl-peptide cyclotransferase isoform X2, whose amino-acid sequence MLPQYLIAIVFVISLKIATSAEHFVGRQQVTYNPSKLSNEQFLEYSGLSDTQHMHDAIRNILIPRVVGTTNHSIVRQYIAQSLRDLDWHVELDKFHDTAPIMGELHFQNIIATLNPEAERYLVLACHYDSKYMPNEEFVGATDSAVPCAMLLNLAKVLQQQLQPLKQSKLSLMLLFFDGEEAFDQWGPKDSIYGARHLAKRWQKEKKLNSIDLLVLLDLLGAPDPTFYSFFANTELWYMRMVDLESRLSQKGLLERYMSSGVSVQDPTQYFQPQTLRERMIEDDHIPFLDRGVPILHVIPLPFPSVWHTPNDNEHVIDYATTNNLALILRLFTLEYLLGGK is encoded by the exons ATGCTGCCACAATATTTGATTGCAATAGTTTTTGTAATTTCGTTAAAAATCGCAACGTCAGCAGAACATTTTGTAGGCCGTCAACAG GTTACCTACAATCCCAGCAAGCTTTCCAATGAGCAGTTCCTCGAGTACAGTGGTCTATCGGATACTCAACATATGCACGATGCCATACGTAATATACTAATACCCAGAGTTGTGGGCACAACGAATCATAGCATTGTAAGACAATATATAGCTCAGAGTCTACGCGATTTGGATTGGCATGTGGAACTGGATAAATTTCATGATACAGCGCCTATTATGGGAGAGCtgcattttcaaaatattatagcCACATTGAATCCAGAAGCGGAGCGCTATTTAGTGCTGGCATGTCACTACGACAGCAAGTACATGCCCAACGAAGAGTTTGTGGGCGCTACCGACTCCGCTGTGCCATGTGCTATGCTGCTGAATCTGGCCAaggtgctgcagcagcagctgcaaccgCTGAAACAATCAAAGCTAAGTCTTATGCTGCTCTTCTTCGACGGCGAGGAAGCTTTTGATCAATGGGGTCCCAAGGATTCCATCTATGGAGCACGCCACTTGGCAAAGCGTTGGCAAAAGgagaaaaaattaaacagcatAGATTTGCTAGTGTTGCTAGATTTACTCGGCGCACCCGATCCCACATTCTACAGCTTCTTTGCCAACACGGAGCTGTGGTATATGCGCATGGTGGATTTGGAAAGCCGTTTATCGCAAAAAGGCTTGCTGGAACGCTACATGAGCAGCGGTGTGTCGGTGCAAGATCCCACGCAATACTTCCAGCCACAAACGTTAAGGGAACGCATGATTGAAGACGATCACATACCATTTTTGGATCGTGGTGTACCCATTCTACACGTTATACCATTGCCCTTTCCCAGTGTCTGGCATACGCCAAATGATAATGAGCACGTTATTGATTATgcgacaacaaacaatttggcGCTGATACTAAGACTATTTACGCTGGAATACTTGCTAGGTGGCAAGTAG